One region of Chanodichthys erythropterus isolate Z2021 chromosome 17, ASM2448905v1, whole genome shotgun sequence genomic DNA includes:
- the LOC137004451 gene encoding E3 ubiquitin-protein ligase TRIM39-like, with protein sequence MMEESSSTSRKQSLSSSSGPLSELQCSICLDVFTDPVSTPCGHNFCKSCLNQCWNNSQIYSCPLCKETFRRRPDLKINTTLRDVVLLFKGNSGQSKSEVLCDICDDRKMKALKMCLECQISYCQTHLEPHQRVPKLKKHKLIDPVEKLEDYICQKHEKPLELFCRDDQTCVCLLCAVTNHRNHNTVSVEEESEERKPQLMEMQTDVQQMIQDRMKRIQDLKRSAKLRKEVSEKEKAESIELFTDLIRSIERCQSELLEMMEQKQKAAEKQAEELIKELQQEITELMKRDTELDELSHTEDHLHLLQIYPSLSRPAHTSSCSEISLSDTHVSVETLMRSLTQLKETLDEKLCKTVLKRMQQLAVDVTLDPNTAYPKLILSDDGKQVTYGDIKQLLPDNPERFNSCCSVLAKQGFRFGRFYFEVQVNGKTDWDLGVARESINRKGIITGSPVNGYWIIVLRNGNQYKARESPPVSLSLRVKPQVIGVFVDYEEGLVSFYDGKSRSIIYSFTGQSFTEKLFPYFSPGANKDGKNAAPLIISNVRYIYPKMPT encoded by the exons ATGATGGAAGAATCTTCATCAACATCACGAAAACAAA GTCTGTCATCCTCCAGTGGTCCTCTGTCAGAGCTCCAGTGCTCGATCTGTCTGGATGTGTTCACTGATCCAGTCAGCACTCCATGTGGACACAACTTCTGTAAGAGCTGCCTGAACCAGTGCTGGAACAACAGTCAGATCTACTCATGTCCATTATGTAAAGAAACATTCAGAAGAAGACCCGACCTCAAGATCAACACAACACTTAGAGATGTTGTGCTGCTCTTTAAAGGAAACTCTGGCCAGAGTAAATCTGAGGTTCTCTGTGACATCTGTGATGATAGAAAGATGAAAGCCCTGAAGATGTGTCTGGAGTGTCAGATCTCTTACTGTCAAACTCACCTGGAGCCTCATCAGAGAGTCCCAAAATTAAAGAAACACAAACTGATCGATCCTGTGGAGAAACTTGAGGACTATATCTGTCAGAAACATGAGAAACCTCTGGAGCTGTTCTGTAGAGATGATCAgacatgtgtgtgtttgctctGCGCTGTGACAAATCACAGGAATCACAACACTGTTTCTGTAGAGGAGGAGAGCGAAGAGAGGAAG CCTCAGCTGATGGAGATGCAGACAGATGTGCAGCAGATGATCCAGGACAGAATGAAGAGGATTCAAGACCTCAAACGCTCAGCAAAACTCAGAAAA GAAGtgtcagagaaagagaaagcagAGAGTATTGAGCTCTTCACCGATCTGATCCGCTCCATTGAGAGATGTCAGTCTGAGCTGCTGGAGATGATGGAGCAGAAGCAGAAAGCAGCAGAGAAGCAGGCTGAAGAGCTCATTAAAGAGCTGCAGCAGGAGATCACTGAGCTGATGAAGAGAGACACTGAGCTGGATGAGCTCTCACACACTGAGGATCACCTGCACCTCCTCCAG ATTTACCCGTCCCTGAGCAGACCTGCACACACCAGCAGCTGCTCTGAGATCAGTCTTAGTGACACTCATGTGAGTGTGGAGACTCTGATGAGATCTCTGACTCAACTGAAGGAGACACTAGATGAGAAACTCTGCAAAACTG TTCTGAAGAGGATGCAGCAACTTGCAG TGGATGTGACTCTGGATCCTAATACAGCTTATCCAAAACTTATCCTGTCTGATGATGGAAAACAAGTCACATATGGAGACATTAAGCAATTACTTCCAGACAACCCAGAGAGGTTCAACAGTTGTTGCTCTGTCCTCGCAAAACAGGGTTTCAGATTCGGAAGATTTTATTTTGAGGTGCAGGTAAATGGAAAGACTGACTGGGATTTAGGAGTGGCCAGAGAATCCATTAACAGGAAGGGTATAATCACAGGGAGTCCTGTGAATGGATACTGGATTATTGTTCTGAGAAATGGGAATCAGTACAAGGCTCGTGAATCTCctcctgtctctctgtctctgagaGTGAAGCCTCAGGTTATAGGTGTGTTTGTGGATTATGAGGAGGGTCTGGTCTCCTTTTATGATGGGAAATCCAGGTCTATTATTTATTCTTTCACTGGTCAGTCTTTTacagagaaactctttccataCTTTAGCCCTGGTGCTAATAAAGACGGTAAAAATGCAGCACCACTGATCATCTCAAATGTCAGGTACATTTACCCCAAAATGCCaacatga
- the LOC137005388 gene encoding odorant receptor 131-2-like — translation MNLTVNNLSDTSSLKALSEKPLIVQVVVGILLYVNGLMIFTFLKKETFRDTRYILFAQTLFVDSALMLLAYITLMWIFFQYPVPIIPCCIICTIMNLLSFCSPITLVAMCLERYVAICLPLRHASISTPKNTFIGLLIIWSVSFALPLFILIVYFAYLPPGDMFSYVICSGEIMLQVKWLADTRAATLQLLFIMMLCIIVSIYIKIMIAARSASSENKKSSNKGLKTVLLHGIQLLLCMAQLITPYIEMYLWKLDVMLFLHVRYSNFILFVILPRCLSPLVYGLRDKKFYNALRYYAFCGICNQQKIQDSKTLKDVPSISIHN, via the coding sequence ATGAACTTAACAGTTAACAATTTGAGCGATACATCTAGTTTGAAAGCATTAAGTGAGAAGCCTTTGATTGTGCAGGTAGTGGTGGGGATTCTCCTGTATGTGAACGGACTGATGATTTTCACCTTTCTGAAGAAGGAAACCTTCAGGGACACACGCTACATTCTGTTTGCTCAGACTCTTTTTGTAGACTCTGCTCTTATGCTGTTGGCTTATATAACACTTATGTGGATATTTTTCCAGTACCCCGTGCCAATTATTCCATGCTGTATTATCTGCACAATTATgaatttgctctctttttgtTCACCCATAACTCTTGTAGCAATGTGTTTGGAGCGATATGTGGCAATATGTTTGCCTTTAAGACATGCCAGCATCTCCACCCccaaaaacactttcattggGCTTCTCATCATATGGAGTGTCAGTTTTGCTCTCCCACTGTTTATTCTTATAGTCTATTTTGCTTATCTTCCTCCTGGTGACATGTTCTCATATGTTATATGTAGTGGGGAGATAATGTTACAGGTCAAATGGCTGGCAGACACGAGGGCGGCGACGCTACAGCTCTTATTCATCATGATGTTGTGTATTATTGTCTCCATCTACATCAAGATTATGATTGCAGCCAGGTCAGCCTCCTCTGAGAACAAGAAGTCATCGAATAAGGGTCTAAAAACTGTTCTTCTCCATGGCATTCAGCTGCTTCTGTGTATGGCGCAGCTTATAACCCCTTATATAGAAATGTATTTATGGAAATTAGATGTCATGCTATTTTTGCATGTAAGGTACTcaaatttcattttgtttgtgaTCTTGCCTCGTTGTCTGAGTCCCTTAGTTTATGGATTACGAGACAAAAAGTTTTATAATGCTCTTAGATATTATGCCTTTTGTGGCATTTGTAATCAGCAAAAAATACAAGATAGTAAAACCTTGAAAGATGTACCAAGCATTTCCATACACAATTAA
- the LOC137005343 gene encoding odorant receptor 131-2-like encodes MSLTLNNLSSTSSLKALSEKPLLVQVVVGILLYVNGLMIFTFLKKETFRDTRYILFAQTLFVDSALMLLSDLTLLGIFYQYHMQMIPCCMICSLMNSLAVCSPITLVAMCLERYVAICLPLRHASISTPKNTFIGLLIIWNVSFALPLFIIIVYFTYLPPGVMFSYVVCSGEIMLQVKWLADTRAATLQLLFIMMLCIIVSTYIKIMIAARSASSENKKSSNKGLKTVLLHGIQLLLCMAQLIIPYIEMPFWKLDVMLFMNVRYSNFILFVILPRCLSPLVYGLRDKKFYNALRYYAFCGICNQQKIQDSKTLKDVPSISIHN; translated from the coding sequence ATGAGCTTAACACTAAACAATTTGAGCAGTACATCTAGTTTGAAAGCATTAAGTGAGAAGCCTTTGCTTGTGCAGGTAGTGGTGGGGATTCTCCTGTATGTGAACGGACTGATGATTTTCACCTTTCTGAAGAAGGAAACCTTCAGGGACACACGCTACATTCTGTTTGCTCAGACTCTTTTTGTAGACTCTGCTCTTATGCTGTTGTCTGATTTAACACTTTTGGGGATATTTTACCAGTACCACATGCAAATGATTCCTTGCTGTATGATCTGCTCACTTATGAATTCGCTTGCTGTTTGTTCACCCATAACTCTTGTAGCAATGTGTTTGGAGCGATATGTGGCAATATGTTTGCCTTTAAGACATGCCAGCATCTCCACCCccaaaaacactttcattggGCTTCTCATCATATGGAATGTCAGTTTTGCTCTCCCACTGTTTATTATTATAGTCTATTTTACTTATCTTCCTCCAGGTGTCATGTTCTCATATGTTGTATGTAGTGGGGAGATAATGTTACAGGTCAAATGGCTGGCAGACACAAGGGCGGCGACGCTACAGCTCTTATTCATCATGATGTTGTGTATTATTGTCTCCACCTATATCAAGATTATGATTGCAGCCAGGTCAGCCTCCTCTGAGAACAAGAAGTCATCGAATAAGGGTCTAAAAACTGTTCTTCTTCATGGCATTCAGCTGCTTCTGTGTATGGCGCAGCTTATAATCCCTTATATAGAAATGCCTTTTTGGAAATTAGATGTCATGCTGTTTATGAATGTAAGGTACTcaaatttcattttgtttgtgaTCTTGCCTCGTTGTCTGAGTCCCTTAGTTTATGGATTACGAGACAAAAAGTTTTATAATGCTCTTAGATATTATGCCTTTTGTGGCATTTGTAATCAGCAAAAAATACAAGATAGTAAAACCTTGAAAGATGTACCAAGCATTTCCATACACAATTAA
- the LOC137004153 gene encoding E3 ubiquitin-protein ligase TRIM39-like — protein MASSASQKQSEDKSLDAPPVINGVSSSTDLSSSSGLLAEELQCSICLDVFTDPVSTPCGHNFCKSCLNQCWDNSQIYSCPLCKETFRRRPDLKINTTLREVVLLCREKSGQSKSEVLCDICDDIKMKALKMCLVCQNSYCQTHLEPHQRVPNLKKHKLIDPVENLEDYICQKHEKPLELFCRDDQTCVCLLCAVTDHRNHNTVSVEEESREIKSQLMEMQTDVQQMIQDRMKRIQDLKCSAKLKKEVSEKEKAESIELFTDLIRSIERCQSELLEMMEQKQKAAEKQAEELIKELQQEITELMKRDTELDELSHTEDHLHLLQIYPSLSRPAHTSSCSEISLSDTHVSVETLMRSLTQLKETLDEKLSKIVMKSMQQYAVDVTLDPDTSHPKLILSNGGKQVTYGDTELKLPENPKRFDYCCCVLAKEGFSSGRFYFEVQVKRKTDWDLGVVRESINRKGMIAAAPQDGYWAVALRDENQYEAYESSPVSLSLRVKPQVVGVFVDYEEGLVSFHDVGSRSHIYSFTGHTFTEKLYPYFCPCNKEKGKNAAPLIISHVRYNE, from the exons ATGGCTTCATCAGCATCACAAAAACAAAGTGAGGACAAAAGTCTGGATGCACCTCCA gtGATAAATGGTGTTTCTTCCTCTACAGATCTGTCATCCTCCAGTGGTCTTCTGGCAGAGGAGCTCCAGTGCTCGATCTGTCTGGATGTGTTCACTGATCCAGTCAGCACTCCATGTGGACACAACTTCTGTAAGAGCTGCCTGAACCAGTGCTGGGACAACAGTCAGATCTACTCATGTCCATTATGTAAAGAAACTTTCAGAAGAAGACCCGACCTGAAGATCAACACAACACTTAGAGAGGTTGTGCTGCTCTGTAGGGAAAAATCTGGTCAGAGTAAATCTGAGGTTCTCTGTGACATCTGTGATGATATAAAGATGAAAGCCCTGAAGATGTGTCTGGTGTGTCAAAACTCTTACTGTCAAACTCACCTGGAGCCTCATCAGAGAGTCCCAAATTTAAAGAAACACAAACTGATCGATCCTGTGGAGAATCTTGAGGACTATATCTGTCAGAAACATGAGAAACCTCTGGAGCTGTTCTGTAGAGATGATCAgacatgtgtgtgtttgctctGCGCTGTGACAGACCACAGGAATCACAACACTGTTTCTGTAGAGGAGGAGAGTCGAGAGATAAAG TCTCAGCTGATGGAGATGCAGACAGATGTGCAGCAGATGATCCAAGACAGAATGAAGAGGATTCAAGACCTCAAATGCTCagcaaaactcaaaaaa GAAGtgtcagagaaagagaaagcagAGAGTATTGAGCTCTTCACCGATCTGATCCGCTCCATTGAGAGATGTCAGTCTGAGCTGCTGGAGATGATGGAGCAGAAGCAGAAAGCAGCAGAGAAGCAGGCTGAAGAGCTCATTAAAGAGCTGCAGCAGGAGATCACTGAGCTGATGAAGAGAGACACTGAGCTGGATGAGCTCTCACACACTGAGGATCACCTGCACCTCCTCCAG ATTTACCCGTCCCTGAGCAGACCTGCACACACCAGCAGCTGCTCTGAGATCAGTCTTAGTGACACTCATGTGAGTGTGGAGACTCTGATGAGATCTCTGACTCAACTGAAGGAGACGCTAGATGAGAAACTCAGCAAAATTG TGATGAAAAGTATGCAGCAATATGCAG TGGATGTAACTCTGGATCCTGACACATCTCATCCAAAACTCATCCTGTCTAATGGTGGAAAACAAGTGACATATGGAGACACTGAGCTTAAACTCCCAGAAAACCCAAAGAGGTTTGATTATTGTTGCTGTGTCCTGGCAAAAGAGGGATTCAGTTCAGGGAGATTTTATTTTGAGGTGCAGGTAAAGAGAAAGACTGATTGGGATTTAGGAGTGGTCAGGGAATCCATTAACAGGAAGGGGATGATCGCAGCAGCTCCTCAGGATGGATACTGGGCTGTAGCTCTGAGGGATGAGAATCAGTATGAGGCTTATGAATCTTCTCcagtctctctgtctctgagaGTGAAGCCTCAGGTAGTGGGTGTGTTTGTGGATTATGAGGAGGGTCTGGTTTCCTTTCATGATGTGGGGTCCAGATCTCATATTTATTCTTTCACAGGTCACACTTTCACTGAGAAACTCTACCCATACTTTTGCCCTTGTAATAAAGAAAAAGGTAAAAATGCAGCACCGCTGATCATCTCACATGTCAGATACAATGAATAA